A window of Ictalurus furcatus strain D&B chromosome 18, Billie_1.0, whole genome shotgun sequence contains these coding sequences:
- the s100z gene encoding protein S100-Z: MPSQLEGAMDALIRVFYNYSGNDGDKYKLNKGELKELLNSELTDFLTSQKDPMLVEKIMNDLDSNKDNEVDFNEFVVLVAALTVACNDFFQEMQKKK, encoded by the exons ATGCCAAGCCAGCTGGAGGGAGCAATGGACGCTCTGATCCGTGTCTTCTACAACTACTCAGGTAACGACGGAGACAAATACAAACTGAACAAAGGCGAGCTGAAAGAGCTTCTGAACAGTGAGCTCACCGACTTCCTCACA tCACAGAAGGACCCTATGCTCGTGGAGAAGATTATGAATGATCTTGACTCCAATAAAGACAATGAAGTTGATTTTAATGAATTTGTGGTACTGGTGGCAGCACTGACTGTGGCCTGCAATGACTTCTTCCAGGAAatgcagaaaaagaaatga
- the ch25hl2 gene encoding cholesterol 25-hydroxylase-like protein 2, which produces MSVDRLSRSLWGAWDGANATWPLPEQALLQPFWDYLRQSHASTLRSPLFPVLLSVSTYLVLVLLYTTLDLLAPTWPSIRRYQLHPERTVTWSNVGTTLALTAYNHLLYIFPAAVAQWLWRPPVPLPRHAPSLTSFLLGIAGCTVLFDFQYFVWHLLHHRIAWLYATFHAVHHQYRQTFSLVTQYLSAWELICVGLWTTVDPLLLHCHCLTAWAFMVFNVWVSAEDHCGYDFPWAMHRLVPFGLWGGAPRHDVHHLQPGTNFAPFFTHWDWLAGTASTPVKFCNNNDHSSLKENGLRSDKGV; this is translated from the coding sequence ATGAGTGTGGACAGGCTCAGCAGGTCTCTTTGGGGTGCGTGGGATGGCGCAAACGCAACATGGCCGCTTCCTGAACAAGCTCTACTCCAGCCTTTCTGGGACTACCTGCGTCAGAGCCATGCCAGCACTCTCCGCTCTCCACTTTTCCCTGtgcttctctctgtctccaccTACCTGGTCCTTGTCCTTCTCTACACCACTCTGGACCTTCTGGCACCAACGTGGCCAAGTATTCGCCGCTACCAGCTGCACCCGGAACGCACAGTCACATGGTCCAACGTGGGCACCACACTAGCACTCACCGCCTACAACCACCTGCTTTACATCTTCCCGGCAGCCGTGGCACAATGGCTGTGGCGTCCACCGGTGCCACTTCCACGCCATGCACCCTCGCTCACTTCCTTCTTGCTTGGTATTGCAGGTTGCACAGTGCTTTTTGATTTCCAGTACTTTGTTTGGCATCTCCTGCACCACCGCATTGCTTGGTTGTATGCCACCTTCCATGCTGTGCATCATCAATACCGGCAGACATTCAGCCTGGTCACACAGTACCTGTCAGCGTGGGAGCTTATCTGTGTGGGCCTGTGGACTACTGTAGACCCACTACTTCTGCATTGCCACTGTCTTACTGCCTGGGCATTTATGGTCTTCAACGTGTGGGTGTCAGCTGAGGATCACTGTGGTTATGACTTTCCCTGGGCCATGCATCGCCTTGTGCCATTTGGTCTGTGGGGTGGTGCACCACGCCACGACGTGCATCACCTGCAGCCTGGcaccaattttgctcccttctTCACACACTGGGATTGGTTGGCAGGCACTGCCAGCACACCTGTCAAATTTTGTAACAACAATGATCACAGCAGCCTGAAAGAGAACGGACTGAGATCAGACAAAGGGGTCTGA